The following proteins come from a genomic window of Eulemur rufifrons isolate Redbay chromosome 26, OSU_ERuf_1, whole genome shotgun sequence:
- the TRAM1L1 gene encoding translocating chain-associated membrane protein 1-like 1 produces MALRKKGGRNPPLLSQEFILQNHADIVSCVGMFLVLGLMFEGTAEASIVFLTLQHGVAVPAAEEPGGGGSRALYRYGAKDLATIFFYTLVAIILHATIQEYVLDRINRRMQLARAKQSKFNASGQFGVFYLVSCVWGAAVLVSEDGLAEPALLWRARPPSMMTFQMKFFYIAQLAYWFHAFPELYFQKTRKQDVPDQLVYIGLHLFHITGAYLLYLNHLGLLLLVLHYFVELLSHVCGLFYFGDDSYQRGLSLWAVVSILGRLATLSVSVLTVGFHLVGSHSRNLDAVTGNVNVLAAKIAVLSSSCTIQAYITWNLITLWLQRWTEDSDLLAFLMGKKRSVAKGKPSKKGPENGVETSHRVDPAPKRKEKSS; encoded by the coding sequence ATGGCGTTGCGCAAGAAGGGCGGCCGGAACCCGCCGCTCCTGAGCCAGGAGTTCATCCTGCAGAATCACGCGGACATCGTGTCCTGCGTGGGCATGTTCCTCGTGCTGGGGCTGATGTTCGAGGGCACGGCGGAGGCGTCCATCGTCTTCCTCACGCTGCAGCACGGCGTCGCGGTCCCCGCCGCGGAGGAGCCCGGCGGGGGCGGCTCCAGGGCGCTGTACCGCTACGGCGCCAAGGACCTGGCCACGATCTTCTTCTACACGCTGGTGGCCATCATCCTGCACGCCACCATCCAGGAGTACGTGCTGGACAGGATCAACCGCAGGATGCAGCTCGCCAGGGCCAAGCAGAGCAAGTTCAACGCGTCGGGCCAGTTCGGCGTCTTCTACCTGGTGTCGTGCGTGTGGGGCGCGGCCGTGCTGGTGTCCGAGGACGGCCTGGCCGAGCCCGCGCTGCTGTGGCGGGCGCGGCCGCCCAGCATGATGACCTTCCAGATGAAGTTCTTCTACATCGCGCAGCTGGCCTACTGGTTCCACGCGTTCCCCGAGCTCTACTTCCAGAAGACCCGGAAGCAGGACGTGCCCGACCAGCTGGTGTACATCGGCCTGCACCTGTTCCACATCACGGGCGCCTACCTGCTCTACCTGAACCACCTGGGCCTGCTGCTGCTCGTGCTGCACTACTTCGTGGAGCTGCTGTCCCACGTGTGCGGCCTCTTTTACTTCGGCGACGACAGCTACCAGAGGGGGCTCTCGCTGTGGGCCGTCGTGTCCATCCTGGGCAGGCTCGCGACTTTGAGCGTGTCCGTCCTCACCGTCGGGTTCCACCTCGTTGGGTCGCACAGCCGGAATCTGGACGCCGTGACGGGAAACGTGAACGTGCTGGCGGCCAAAATCGCCGTGCTGTCCTCCAGCTGCACCATCCAGGCCTACATCACCTGGAACCTGATCACGCTCTGGCTGCAGAGGTGGACGGAGGATTCCGACCTTCTGGCCTTTTTGATGGGGAAGAAACGGTCCGTGGCTAAAGGCAAGCCTTCTAAGAAAGGCCCAGAAAATGGAGTGGAAACTTCGCACAGAGTAGACCCCGCcccaaagaggaaagagaaatccTCATAG